One part of the Sardina pilchardus chromosome 5, fSarPil1.1, whole genome shotgun sequence genome encodes these proteins:
- the fbxo40.2 gene encoding F-box only protein 40, whose translation MSYYRNFKSSKLHAHCESCHSRRCRAPVEISVSCAFISCRALCGATFHLCKEQEHTLLCPNERVPCLNAQFGCPFRMCRCKQAEHLRVCPASVICCSMEWNRWPLEDIQNKFYANLLKDDNESEALDLSMAIRDQKYLCNRIKMKSLFPELAEQEEEEVPPPPVEEGGAVGGKPFSDASGVNGGSDYPVGKGPTPATQEEVAAAAAGETPLDKNKFDRYEKMFSMARGGCEQASVQNQDDKTDNEASSKGSTEPNSVVGHAPWQKGVLERVGQDMTVQEYNMYIVHNGRMLITFGQIDACTPRERDFVYGNLEPIPVMTLSNYKPPVSYRGKRIHMKDYSKIPDTEDKYTDTSDLGLSEEDMHVTDEMYATLLCCAERELRGHKVSETVGIDGNYVDIATQTYSFPTAPFQRDTSLADITADQKLKLYVRTVTESISSRYRTASCPFTFRCGHPFRRDEYPYHYKNVHSDIQFSLEGWFEQRCPLAYLGCTYVRKNICPLAQKATVSFHQDLNTFSLKPQVCGTVITTAESGPPQAKQAKYEDSLANLPYEVLCHIASFLDCFTLSQLALVSQLFRDVCATHLQERGMVSLKWRKKSYSHGGGRWKCSKVWEFSNLFSKVDRWCLADEPSMSAHLKVCPFYQREIKTERTAVMLKD comes from the exons ATG AGCTATTACAGAAACTTCAAATCCTCGAAACTACACGCGCACTGTGAGAGCTGCCACAGCCGACGCTGCAGAGCACCTGTCGAGATCTCCGTCTCGTGCGCGTTCATCAGCTGTCGTGCGCTTTGTGGCGCGACCTTTCACCTGTGCAAGGAGCAGGAACACACCCTTTTGTGCCCCAATGAGAGAGTGCCCTGTCTCAACGCGCAGTTTGGCTGCCCCTTCCGCATGTGTCGCTGCAAGCAGGCAGAGCACCTTCGGGTGTGTCCGGCCAGCGTGATCTGCTGCTCCATGGAGTGGAACCGCTGGCCCCTCGAAGACATACAGAACAAGTTCTACGCCAATCTTTTGAAGGACGACAACGAGAGTGAGGCTCTCGACCTCTCGATGGCCATCAGAGACCAGAAGTACCTGTGCAATAGGATCAAAATGAAGTCCCTCTTCCCTGAGTTAGCCgaacaagaggaggaagaagtcCCGCCACCGCctgtggaggagggaggtgcAGTAGGAGGGAAGCCCTTCTCAGATGCCAGTGGAGTGAACGGAGGATCGGATTATCCCGTTGGTAAGGGCCCCACGCCGGccacacaggaggaggtggcggcggcggccgcaGGGGAGACGCCTCTCGACAAGAACAAGTTTGACCGCTACGAGAAGATGTTTAGCATGGCGAGGGGTGGCTGCGAACAGGCCTCCGTACAAAACCAAGACGACAAAACAGACAATGAGGCATCTTCCAAAGGGTCAACAGAGCCAAATAGCGTTGTTGGACATGCTCCGTGGCAGAAAGGGGTTCTGGAGCGTGTTGGACAAGACATGACTGTTCAGGAGTACAACATGTACATAGTTCACAACGGCCGCATGCTGATTACTTTTGGCCAAATTGATGCTTGCACGCCGAGGGAAAGGGACTTTGTTTACGGAAACCTTGAGCCCATACCTGTTATGACACTGAGCAACTACAAACCTCCAGTGAGCTACAGGGGCAAACGGATCCACATGAAAGATTACTCAAAGATCCCAGACACTGAGGATAAGTACACTGATACCTCTGACctgggtctgtctgaggaggACATGCATGTGACAGATGAAATGTATGCCaccttgctgtgctgtgcagaaaGAGAGCTTCGTGGGCATAAAGTCAGCGAGACGGTGGGGATAGACGGCAACTATGTCGACATAGCGACGCAAACCTACAGCTTCCCCACAGCTCCGTTCCAACGCGACACATCACTGGCCGACATCACTGCCGACCAAAAGTTGAAACTATACGTCAGGACCGTAACAGAGAGCATCTCCTCACGGTACCGAACAGCCAGCTGTCCGTTCACCTTTCGATGTGGCCACCCGTTCAGACGAGATGAGTACCCCTACCACTACAAAAATGTGCACTCAGACATCCAGTTCTCCCTGGAGGGCTGGTTTGAACAGAGGTGCCCTCTGGCTTACCTGGGGTGTACATACGTCAGAAAGAACATCTGTCCACTCGCACAAAAAGCCACCGTCTCCTTCCACCAGGACCTGAACACGTTCAGCCTTAAACCGCAGGTGTGTGGGACGGTCATAACCACGGCCGAGTCTGGTCCCCCACAGGCCAAACAGGCCAAGTACGAGGACTCACTCGCCAACCTGCCCTATGAGGTCCTGTGTCACATTGCCAGTTTTCTAGACTGCTTCACTTTGTCCCAGCTGGCTTTGGTGTCTCAGCTGTTCCGTGACGTCTGTGCTACTCACCTTCAGGAGAGAGGCATGGTGTCACTGAAATGGAGGAAGAAGTCATATTCCCATGGCGGCGGCCGCTGGAAGTGTAGTAAG GTGTGGGAGTTCAGCAATCTTTTTAGCAAAGTGGACAGATGGTGCCTTGCAGATGAGCCTTCTATGTCCGCCCATCTGAAGGTCTGCCCATTCTACCAACGGGAGATTAAAACAGAACGGACTGCCGTGATGCTGAAAGATTAG
- the fbxo40.1 gene encoding F-box protein 40.1, whose product MGRQRAPASKLHRHCESCYSRRCKAPVEISVSCVVISCRTLCGATFHLCKEEEHALLCPNEMVPCLNAHYGCPFTMCRSRLAQHLTVCPASVVSCSMEWNRWPVEEMHLAFYENILNETYAEEPLDMAMALRDQRHLFQSLKMKKLFPELTEKVEEPEPEPPVKEPEGAVGGSPEANGEVCGAVGGACGAVGGAAADPTHKDGALDGAFEEDELTEEERQALIRGSRVDTSNYNVWERMFSMELSGCKQTIKSLGNTPAPAKKRHGQSNGLETLEEEEPGASLNNGSAGSISEAQHAENMSDMDEERFLVASCMYACQTNPAKKRLYAERKRKEIKTVKPFIIPSSFKARSSRVRNPSMHKKISVSVDTSDLGVDMDDISSWDEIQATLLCSLESEHRGHLIAESTSFDALFVDIGTQTYDFLSAPFQQNDSLADITAEREPKIHVQIEAESVTAKHNKCSSAFTFLCSHVFRRDEYGPHFRNVHADIQCHASGWHEQRCPLAYLGCTFIQRRLRPASQAATVSYNKDLSAFTLRPEVAGALYEGVKSATSERARARNLDSLSRLPFEVLVHMARYLDSFSLSQLALVSRYMREVSGTLLYDRGIVSLKWEKKIYSHGGFCWRSKKTVWQFSNSFSPVDGWCFDRCPSMSEHLKVCPYYVTESKSDPVPLTGIFDAEEEMDRTQNLVSMFSRKK is encoded by the exons ATG gggagacagagagcccCTGCGTCCAAGCTACACAGGCACTGTGAGAGCTGCTACAGCCGGCGCTGCAAGGCCCCCGTGGAGATCTCCGTCTCCTGCGTGGTCATCAGCTGCCGGACGCTCTGCGGCGCGACCTTTCACCTGTGCAAGGAGGAGGAGCATGCGCTCCTGTGCCCAAACGAGATGGTGCCCTGCCTCAACGCGCACTACGGCTGCCCCTTCACCATGTGCCGCTCCAGACTGGCACAGCACCTGACGGTGTGCCCGGCCAGCGTGGTCTCCTGCTCCATGGAGTGGAACCGCTGGCCCGTGGAGGAGATGCACCTGGCGTTCTACGAGAACATCCTGAACGAGACGTACGCCGAGGAGCCGCTGGACATGGCGATGGCTCTGAGAGACCAGCGCCACTTGTTCCAGTCCCTGAAGATGAAGAAGCTCTTCCCCGAGCTGAcggagaaggtggaggagccggagccggagccTCCGGTGAAGGAGCCGGAGGGGGCGGTCGGAGGGTCGCCCGAGGCAAACGGAGAGGTGTGCGGGGCAGTTGGCGGGGCCTGTGGGGCTGTTGGCGGGGCCGCTGCAGACCCTACACATAAAGACGGAGCCCTTGATGGGGCTTTTGAGGAAGACGAGCTCACTGAGGAGGAGCGTCAGGCCTTGATAAGAGGCTCTAGGGTGGACACCTCCAACTATAACGTCTGGGAGAGAATGTTTAGTATGGAACTGAGTGGCTGTAAGCAAACGATCAAATCTTTGGGAAACACTCCCGCTCCAGCCAAAAAGAGACATGGACAGAGCAATGGCTTAGAGACACTGGAAGAAGAAGAACCTGGGGCGAGCTTGAACAACGGATCTGCGGGAAGCATCTCTGAAGCTCAACACGCGGAGAACATGAGCGACATGGATGAGGAGAGGTTTTTGGTGGCGTCGTGTATGTACGCATGCCAAACTAATCCCGCAAAGAAGCGTTTGTATGCAGAAAGGAAACGCAAGGAGATCAAAACAGTCAAACCCTTCATAATCCCCTCCTCCTTCAAAGCCAGGTCCAGCCGTGTCCGAAATCCCTCCATGCATAAAAAGATCAGTGTGTCTGTGGACACCTCTGACCTGGGAGTGGACATGGATGACATCTCAAGCTGGGATGAGATCCAAGCAACTCTGTTATGCTCCCTGGAAAGTGAGCACAGGGGTCACCTAATAGCCGAGTCCACTTCTTTCGACGCGCTGTTTGTCGATATCGGGACTCAGACGTACGATTTTCTCTCTGCCCCATTCCAACAAAACGACTCCCTGGCGGACATCACCGCAGAGCGGGAGCCGAAGATCCACGTTCAGATCGAGGCCGAGAGCGTGACGGCGAAGCACAACAAGTGCAGCTCGGCCTTCACCTTCCTGTGCAGCCACGTCTTCCGCCGCGACGAGTACGGGCCCCACTTCCGCAACGTGCACGCCGACATCCAGTGCCACGCCAGCGGCTGGCACGAGCAGCGATGCCCGCTGGCCTACCTGGGCTGCACCTTCATCCAGCGGAGGCTCCGTCCGGCCTCGCAGGCGGCCACCGTGTCCTACAACAAGGACCTGAGCGCGTTCACGCTGAGGCCCGAGGTGGCGGGCGCGCTCTACGAGGGCGTGAAGAGCGCGACGTCGGAGCGGGCGCGGGCGCGGAACCTGGACTCGCTCAGCAGACTGCCCTTCGAGGTCCTGGTGCACATGGCCCGGTACCTGGACAGCTTCTCCCTGTCGCAGCTGGCCCTCGTGTCCAGGTACATGCGGGAGGTCAGCGGCACTCTGCTGTACGACAGGGGCATCGTCTCCCTCAAGTGGGAGAAGAAGATCTACTCGCATGGCGGCTTCTGCTGGAGGTCAAAGAAGACG